aataaagcatttgaaaatatagTTAATCTGCTGTATGCTTAACTGTGATGCTGATTCACACAGGATTGTTTAAAACGGAAAGTGAAGGTGATCCTCCTCCCACACCTCTGCAGCAGCCGGATGATTATAAGAGTAAACATTGGCTGACTTAAACCAACATTGCTTTAGATATCCCCTGCTACAAATGTTGAAGTAATGGGGTGGTGAATGCTCTGAGAAAATCAAAAACGctgtttttgttgctgctgttgttcatttttattaattttattttattagacaACTGCTTTCcattataaataaataaggcaTGAAGGTTCTCCATACTGTTACAGAGCTGGTAGCCACAGTCGTGCGTATGGCTCCTAATATTTCTCGAGCTTGGGGCCATAGGGCATCTGAAAATGCAGAGCATGGAAGAGCAGAGCGTTTGATGGTGGGCGGTTTGAAGAGGAGACCTCTGGAGCGGGTATGGTTTGGCCATCGCACTCCTGCCAACTTACCTCCGTGGTACTCAGCTTAACAAAAGAGGGTATTTTGAGGGGTATTTTTGCATTAATTCCATGGCGAGTGAAAGAAAGGTAGCTCCTCCTAACACCAAGGGCCTAGACTCGGAGGATAATTACATTTTAACAGTCTTTCCCCTCCAAAGCCACATTCCCATTTATTCGTGCAAAAATCCCAACCATTTACCCAAGATTTTGGGATGTAAACTGGTGAAAATAGAATCCAGATCTGGCCTAAAGTTTCTCCAGGCAGGTACAGAATAGGTAGCTTCAACTGAACTGCTTGATTTTTGTGGCTAAATGCTCAGGGTGTTGCCTAAGCTGTAATGAAATGCTGTTTCTCTGCCTAAAACACGTGTCTGACCATACAAGGTCAACACCTAATTGATGAAAAATGGAAACTGGTGATTCCTGAGACTGCAGTGGCCTTTTGGCTGTGTGTTTGCGTGTCTGTAGAAGCAAAAGTGAGGAGACTTCAGTGCTGGAAAGTGAACTGGAACATGAGAGGTGACAACCTTTGGAGACAGTATCTCAGCCAAGAAAGattattttcagcagaaaactgAAATCTGTCCTCTTGACTGGGAAGATGCTCACAACGAAAGTGTGGGGCAATGTGTGTTCAGCACTACTGCCAGGGCCAGAGCTCCTGACGCCGTAAGATGCTTTATCTTTCTGCTTGCATGCAAGTCAGTGATAGTTTTGCAAGCCCATGCAAGCTGTATTTGAGGAGTTTGCTACAATGGGGCAATGACAACCTCTTCAAGAGCACAGCACAGAGGGCTGGTGGTACCCAGACCATGAGATGAAAGCATGTCTCTGATACTGTAATAGCACTTCTTGTCTAGCTTATGGGAAAGCCCTGGTCAGCAAGTTCCTACCAGGCACAGCGCTTCACCTGGGCTGAAATACTGGGGCAGATTGAAAGCGAGGAAATCCCATATGCCTACAAAGTCTGGAGGGTATGGACTGAAATACTAAGCGACGCTGATGAAGACAGAACAGTTTTATGTTTCGTTTCAAGTTTTTCCAGTTGCAATGATCTTGCATTGTAAGTAGCTGAAAAACCTGACTGGTAAGAGAATGGCTTAAATAGCAAGAACATACTGTCctttggggaagggaaaggcGTAGACAGAAGTCTCTTGGGTACAAGCGTAGGTTCTTAGCCATAAAACCAAAGTGGAGGGTTGGGCTGGTGTGCTGGAGCAGCCCCTGAAGTTCTGATGGCTTTTCGTTTTACTTTGAAACACTGCGCCCCAGCTGTGGCAGAATGCTGGAGGACATCCAGGCTTTTGCTTGCAGATATTCGGGCTGTAAGACAAGCTGAAAAGGGTGGAGGAGGTGATCGGTTTTCTTTTTTCGTGGTGTGGTTTACTTTGCTGTTGTGATGTCTGGCAGCGGCAGTAACTCATGCAGAGATCGGTCATACAGTTTCTGAAATCCTCTAACTACAATGTACAATTGTCCCAACGAGTTGTCCAGAGCCCAAGCTTAAAAAAGGGACTTGAGTCTCCGTGACATTTTCTTGCTTATAGACCTCTCGAGCCTTCAAAGCAGAGGGGCCACGTGGCATTTCCTGGGGCTGAAGAGAAGACTTGGCTGTTGCAATTGCACGTGGGAGTTGCGGAGAGGCAGGACTCATTTGCTGCTCTTGTTTTTCACCTTTGTGGCATTGatgtctgcttttgttttctggatGCGGGAGAAGATCTCCTTAAAAAGAGCCTTGTACTCGGGCTGGCTCTGCTCCAGCCGCTTGTCCACGGCCTCCACGTGTTTGCTGATGGTCTTCTCCATGGTTTTCCGCTCTTCCAACTCATGTCCCTCTCCTCGGAAGTCTCTGAAGGAGCTGTCGCGAGAGATGGGCCGGGACGTTTGGACCCCTGTGTGGCGCACGCTGTCCTTGTGCTGCCGGCATTTGCTCAGAAGCTCTTCGTACTTCTCCAGCAAGGCGTGATACTGCTCGTCCACTTCCCTCAGGATGGACATGCCCCGTTTGCGCACGTTGTTAGCGTGCAGCGTGTAATTGCCCTCGTGCCGACTCACGGCATCCTTGGTCACGATGGCATTGAGGGCTGTGTCACTGCAGCTTTTCCGGACAGGGTGGTTTGGGGAAGGCGTCATTGATGGCCCATgactttttcctccctcctcctcagagAGGTCAATGTAGTCTGCTTCTGGGGCATTATTCAGCGGCTCAAGGAGGGCCTCGGACAAGTTGTCTTCTCTGCTGAGCAAATACTTCTTGACTTGTTTCATCTGTTGTAACTCTAGGAGCTCTGCTTCCAGTTCCTTGATGCGCAGTTTGCAGTTCTCCATCTCGCACACCCTCTGCTCGAGGTCCGAGTACTCCTGAATAACGGAGGTGTACTCTCGCTCAACCCTCTCCTTCCGCTGCTTCTCCTGGCTGACTTGGGACCTCAGGGAGTTCACCATGGCTTGGAGACGTTCATTCTCCCTCTCCAGTGGCTTCTGGTTGAACTCTGTGGAAGAGCTGTGGACTTGGAACGCATCCTCATacctgaaagagaagaaagaccCTTGAGGGAGTCTGACTAAGCGACAGTCCGAGAAGGACTCATTGTATCTTACTGTCATGTAAGTAATTCCACTGATGCCCAGGAAGGAGGTAACCTGAGCTCATGGAGTGAGATATGCCTCCTCCTGGGTGCCAGGAGACCACAAGGTGTGGTTGGGGCTCTTCTGGACACAGAGACCAGTCTCTGCCCCGGAGAACCTGCAGTCTCATTTGATAGCCCCTGAAAGACAGGGAAGAAATTAAACCCTAAAAGGTAAAAGACTCATCTGGTTAACGGACAAGCCAACAACATCGCCGTGAAGCAAAGATGAATGTTCAAGTGCTACCAGTCTGAGCTGGAAGTAGGCGGCTTTGAGTTTTTCCTGCTGGAGTTCATCAGCTACTCAGCTGCATCATGGAGTTTACCAACTACTGACTGCATCTgccaacaaccccaaaccccagccagCCAAAAACCAGAAGCACAAGCTCTGCTGTCCTGTGTCTGGGAGGTGCTCCAGAGAGAGCAGGAGAAGATTTATACAGCAAGGGAGGCAGACAGAGACTTTTGACAGAGTTGCCCCTTCTTCATTGCCTGGGAAGCGATAACAAGCACTTCCCCCTTCCCTCGCATTGCTGTCGGGAAATCAGATTTTCCTCCTCAATGAAGTGCCCACGGCATCCTATCTGGTTAGAACAGATTGGAAAAGAGCAAGCACCATGGCTTCCCCTGGGAGGCATGACTGGTGG
This window of the Accipiter gentilis chromosome 10, bAccGen1.1, whole genome shotgun sequence genome carries:
- the CDR2L gene encoding cerebellar degeneration-related protein 2-like; translated protein: MLSADRMEEFQSEEEEPWYDQQDLEQDLHLAAELGKTLLERNKELEDSLQQMYATNEEQVQEIEYLTKQLETLRQMNEQHAKVYEQLDLTARDLELANQKLVLESKTSQQKIQCLTETIEGLQNQVEELQKQVEEMRSLEQLRIRREKRERRRTIHTFPCLKELCSSPRYEDAFQVHSSSTEFNQKPLERENERLQAMVNSLRSQVSQEKQRKERVEREYTSVIQEYSDLEQRVCEMENCKLRIKELEAELLELQQMKQVKKYLLSREDNLSEALLEPLNNAPEADYIDLSEEEGGKSHGPSMTPSPNHPVRKSCSDTALNAIVTKDAVSRHEGNYTLHANNVRKRGMSILREVDEQYHALLEKYEELLSKCRQHKDSVRHTGVQTSRPISRDSSFRDFRGEGHELEERKTMEKTISKHVEAVDKRLEQSQPEYKALFKEIFSRIQKTKADINATKVKNKSSK